A single Lactuca sativa cultivar Salinas chromosome 8, Lsat_Salinas_v11, whole genome shotgun sequence DNA region contains:
- the LOC111917933 gene encoding protein SHORT ROOT IN SALT MEDIUM 1 isoform X1, translating into MYPSRGNNAYGQQQQQQQQQSFSGQSAYGQNVGPDGGASQMSMASRHSAMLSGHPSSTGTHYGGQYASVYGGSVAISSALESLLQASGASASGASGDYSVLSQKYGQKEIPGYSPGDRSRAGVYSSRDLQNEPTARFGDSVAYGHHQNQGDIYSHLDAASALRKELLQTQTLQSSSIEGSSRQSDYLSRATTIRHTGQELSSYTGRMDDMSHHGQQHAPSILGAAPPQNIDNHVYTHTSASATSGYGVSLPPGRDYGSAKGLHSTPQGAMVARGGYARVDDRAQGQGQGHNREINRRAEDLHRDVLRDRERKRERERVLERREKERDRENKRVIEKKRERTPPRIEASSSLHRRRSPAKEKRRDYVCKVNSSSLVDFERDYLSIDKRYPRLFTSPECSKVIVNWSRENLKIPLNVPVSFEHDFVRDDTETQQKEASITTMVDDPVKSEHTRWNAKIVLMSGLSQNALEELSSERDYEDRIPHFCNMIRFACLKSGNTFKAIGGLWETTDGNDPSVDKSTLVHTAIRYAKDLTGLDLKNCQHWNPFLEIHYDRVKKDGIFSHKEVTVLYVPDLSDCLPSADAWRDQWLSHKKAIAEREHQHALKREIARGKKEGLKDKEPGTPKDLKKDAKLEKKKVSESDESASKLKEMVKDKVKEPENEGVHINSVDIEKKNVVETPGEGNNSVEKKTGSGKKKIIRKIIKKKVVKKDKAGDTTKQTDTLLDSKKAGETTTETEVAGQGQSQSQESTGNTPAVKTLTKKKVIKKVPVVKAVKKEDVGTQSEVVTPVKEKESSEIKPKSADIGSLTSVKKTVKKKIIKRVVKKKVVAKDKVADKPEVTIDEEQSVVPEQKKDEIENKGEKKGKMGSKTKGIIVQSDNNEKLETEEKLKEGKVKKEKDVKGETKGKEVKDNKKDEEVPRHPGLFLQTKESNKFRSSSLSLDSLLDYDDNDVEESTFELSLFAETFYEMLQYQMGSRILAFLQKLRIKFVAKRNQKKRQLEEVSEKEKVKTSKRLKSDDSEVKIKSVENEILEKDEKNIPKVENMVTENIENTKSDEDLEEDEDMTDASSKDNTSNEKIDIDLKSKNIVKNEEEEEEKVDLKKKEIIDKELLQAFRFFDRNRVGHIRVEDMRLIIHNLGNFLSHREVKELVQSALLESNTGRDDRILYNKLVKMTDI; encoded by the exons ATGTATCCTTCAAGAGGAAATAACGCGTATGggcagcaacagcaacagcaacagcagcAATCCTTCTCTGGTCAATCTGCTTATGGTCAAAAT GTGGGTCCTGATGGCGGGGCCTCTCAGATGTCTATGGCTTCAAGGCATTCAGCCATGTTAAGTGGCCATCCATCATCTACTGGAACTCATTATGGCGGTCAATATGCTTCCGTGTATGGTGGTTCAGTGGCAATCAGCAGTGCCCTAGAG TCACTTCTGCAGGCATCTGGTGCTAGTGCTAGTGGAGCATCTGGTGACTACTCTGTTCTTAGTCAAAAATATGGTCAAAAAGAGATTCCTGGTTATTCACCAGGGGATAGATCCCGGGCAGGTGTTTATTCTTCCCGAGATTTGCAAAATGAGCCTACTGCTCGGTTTGGTGATTCAGTTGCTTATGGTCATCATCAAAATCAG GGGGACATATACAGTCACTTGGATGCTGCATCAGCACTACGGAAGGAATTGCTACAGACTCAGACACTTCAATCTTCTTCTATTGAAGGGAGTTCCAG ACAATCTGATTATCTATCAAGGGCAACTACCATTCGTCACACAGGTCAAGAACTTTCGTCTTATACCGGAAGAATGGATGACATGTCACATCATGGACAACAACATGCTCCATCAATCCTAGGAGCAGCTCCACCACAAAACATTGACAATCATGTATATACTCATACATCTGCTTCTGCAACTTCTGGTTATGGAGTCAGCCTGCCACCTGGCAGGGACTACGGTTCAGCAAAGGGTCTTCATAGCACACCTCAAGGTGCCATGGTGGCACGTGGTGGTTATGCAAGGGTTGATGACAGGGCACAAGGACAAGGACAAGGACACAATCGTGAAATTAACCGAAGAGCTGAAGATCTTCATAGGGATGTTTTAAGAGATAGAGAAAGAAAGAGGGAACGTGAACGTGTTTTGGAGAGGCGTGAAAAGGAGAGAGATAGGGAGAATAAACGTGTTATTGAAAAAAAGCGAGAGCGGACCCCACCTCGTATTGAAGCTTCTTCTTCTTTGCATAG GCGTCGTTCTCCTGCTAAAGAAAAACGCAGAGATTATGTTTGCAAG GTTAATTCATCCAGTTTAGTAGATTTTGAAAGAGACTATTTGTCTATTGACAAACGGTATCCTAGGTTATTTACTTCTCCAGAATGTTCCAAG GTGATCGTTAATTGGTCAAGGGAGAATCTTAAAATTCCTTTGAATGTTCCTGTCAG TTTTGAGCATGATTTTGTTAGAGATGATACAGAAACTCAGCAGAAAGAGGCATCCATTACAACTATGGTTGATGACCCTGTAAAATCAGAGCACACTCGGTGGAATGCAAAG ATTGTATTAATGAGTGGACTCAGTCAAAATGCTTTAGAGGAGCTATCATCTGAAAGAGATTATGAAGACCGAATTCCCCATTTTTGCAACATGATTAGGTTTGCTTGTCTTAAAAGTGGGAATACTTTCAAGGCAATTGGAGGCTTGTGGGAAACCACAGATGGCAATGATCCTTCAGTTGACAAATCCACTCTTGTTCACACTGCTATCAG GTATGCCAAAGACCTTACAGGACTTGATTTGAAAAACTGCCAACATTGGAATCCTTTCCTTGAG ATTCATTATGACCGAGTTAAAAAAGATGGAATATTTAGCCATAAGGAGGTCACAGTACTCTATGTTCCTGATTTATCAGATTGTTTACCTTCAGCAGATGCATGGAGGGATCAATGGCTTTCACACAAGAAAGCTATTGCTGAGAGAGAGCATCAACATGCTCTTAAAAGAGAG ATAGCTCGAGGAAAGAAGGAAGGCTTGaaag ATAAGGAACCTGGGACACCCAAAGATCTGAAGAAGGATGCAAAATTAGAAAAAAAGAAAGTGTCTGAATCTGATGAGTCAGCATCAAAACTTAAAGAAATGGTAAAAGATAAAGTCAAAGAACCTGAAAATGAGGGAGTTCATATCAATTCAGTAGATATAGAGAAGAAAAATGTGGTTGAGACACCTGGCGAAGGGAATAACTCTGTAGAAAAGAAAACTGGTAGTGGAAAAAAGAAAATTATcagaaaaattataaaaaagaaaGTTGTTAAAAAAGATAAAGCAGGAGACACAACAAAACAAACTGATACATTATTAGATTCCAAGAAAGCGGGAGAGACTACTACAGAGACAGAGGTTgcaggtcaaggtcaaagtcaaagtcaagagtCAACTGGTAATACTCCTGCTGTGAAAACTCTTAcaaaaaagaaagttataaaaaaGGTTCCTGTGGTGAAAGCTGTTAAGAAAGAAGATGTAGGGACACAATCTGAAGTAGTGACACCTGTCAAAGAGAAAGAGAGCTCTGAAATCAAGCCAAAGAGTGCAGATATAGGAAGTCTTACAAGTGTGAAAAAAActgtaaaaaagaaaataataaaaagggTTGTAAAAAAAAAGGTTGTTGCTAAAGATAAAGTGGCAGATAAACCAGAAGTAACTATTGACGAGGAACAAAGTGTTGTCCCTGAGCAGAAAAAAGATGAAATTGAAAACAAGGGTGAAAAGAAAGGTAAAATGGGTTCCAAAACGAAGGGTATTATTGTCCAGTCTGATAATAATGAAAAGCTGGAAACTGAGGAGAAGTTGAAGGAGGGGAAAGTGAAAAAAGAGAAGGATGTTAAAGGTGAAACAAAGGGTAAAGAAGTAAAAGATAATAAAAAGGATGAAGAGGTTCCTAGACACCCTGGGTTGTTTCTCCAAACAAAAGAGAGCAATAAA TTTCGTTCATCTTCACTTTCACTGGATTCCCTCTTGGATTATGATGATAATGATGTTGAAGAATCAACATTTGAG TTGTCGTTGTTTGCTGAAacattttatgaaatgcttcagtATCAAATGGGTTCAAGGATTTTAGCATTTCTCCAG AAGTTGCGTATCAAATTTGTGGCTAAAAGAAACCAGAAAAAGAGACAGTTGGAAGAAGTTTCTGAGAAGGAAAAAGTGAAAACATCAAAGCGTTTGAAAAGTGATGATTCTGAAGTAAAAATCAAATcagttgaaaatgaaattttagaaAAAGATGAAAAGAATATTCCAAAAGTGGAAAACATGGTTACTGAAAACATAGAAAACACAAAatcagatgaagatcttgaagaagatgaagatatgaCAGATGCAAGTTCCAAAGATAACACAAGCAATGAGAAAATTGACATAGATTTGAAGTCCAAAAACATAGTAAagaatgaagaagaggaagaggaaaaggtggatttaaaaaagaaagaaataatCGACAAGGAACTTTTACag GCTTTTAGGTTTTTTGACCGAAATCGAGTTGGTCACATTAGG GTTGAAGATATGCGATTGATCATACATAATTTGGGGAATTTCTTGTCTCATAGAGAAGTCAAG GAACTTGTACAAAGTGCATTGCTGGAAAGCAACACTGGAAGGGACGATAGAATTCTGTACAATAAGCTGGTGAAAATGACTGACATTTGA
- the LOC111917933 gene encoding protein SHORT ROOT IN SALT MEDIUM 1 isoform X2 encodes MYPSRGNNAYGQQQQQQQQQSFSGQSAYGQNVGPDGGASQMSMASRHSAMLSGHPSSTGTHYGGQYASVYGGSVAISSALEASGASASGASGDYSVLSQKYGQKEIPGYSPGDRSRAGVYSSRDLQNEPTARFGDSVAYGHHQNQGDIYSHLDAASALRKELLQTQTLQSSSIEGSSRQSDYLSRATTIRHTGQELSSYTGRMDDMSHHGQQHAPSILGAAPPQNIDNHVYTHTSASATSGYGVSLPPGRDYGSAKGLHSTPQGAMVARGGYARVDDRAQGQGQGHNREINRRAEDLHRDVLRDRERKRERERVLERREKERDRENKRVIEKKRERTPPRIEASSSLHRRRSPAKEKRRDYVCKVNSSSLVDFERDYLSIDKRYPRLFTSPECSKVIVNWSRENLKIPLNVPVSFEHDFVRDDTETQQKEASITTMVDDPVKSEHTRWNAKIVLMSGLSQNALEELSSERDYEDRIPHFCNMIRFACLKSGNTFKAIGGLWETTDGNDPSVDKSTLVHTAIRYAKDLTGLDLKNCQHWNPFLEIHYDRVKKDGIFSHKEVTVLYVPDLSDCLPSADAWRDQWLSHKKAIAEREHQHALKREIARGKKEGLKDKEPGTPKDLKKDAKLEKKKVSESDESASKLKEMVKDKVKEPENEGVHINSVDIEKKNVVETPGEGNNSVEKKTGSGKKKIIRKIIKKKVVKKDKAGDTTKQTDTLLDSKKAGETTTETEVAGQGQSQSQESTGNTPAVKTLTKKKVIKKVPVVKAVKKEDVGTQSEVVTPVKEKESSEIKPKSADIGSLTSVKKTVKKKIIKRVVKKKVVAKDKVADKPEVTIDEEQSVVPEQKKDEIENKGEKKGKMGSKTKGIIVQSDNNEKLETEEKLKEGKVKKEKDVKGETKGKEVKDNKKDEEVPRHPGLFLQTKESNKFRSSSLSLDSLLDYDDNDVEESTFELSLFAETFYEMLQYQMGSRILAFLQKLRIKFVAKRNQKKRQLEEVSEKEKVKTSKRLKSDDSEVKIKSVENEILEKDEKNIPKVENMVTENIENTKSDEDLEEDEDMTDASSKDNTSNEKIDIDLKSKNIVKNEEEEEEKVDLKKKEIIDKELLQAFRFFDRNRVGHIRVEDMRLIIHNLGNFLSHREVKELVQSALLESNTGRDDRILYNKLVKMTDI; translated from the exons ATGTATCCTTCAAGAGGAAATAACGCGTATGggcagcaacagcaacagcaacagcagcAATCCTTCTCTGGTCAATCTGCTTATGGTCAAAAT GTGGGTCCTGATGGCGGGGCCTCTCAGATGTCTATGGCTTCAAGGCATTCAGCCATGTTAAGTGGCCATCCATCATCTACTGGAACTCATTATGGCGGTCAATATGCTTCCGTGTATGGTGGTTCAGTGGCAATCAGCAGTGCCCTAGAG GCATCTGGTGCTAGTGCTAGTGGAGCATCTGGTGACTACTCTGTTCTTAGTCAAAAATATGGTCAAAAAGAGATTCCTGGTTATTCACCAGGGGATAGATCCCGGGCAGGTGTTTATTCTTCCCGAGATTTGCAAAATGAGCCTACTGCTCGGTTTGGTGATTCAGTTGCTTATGGTCATCATCAAAATCAG GGGGACATATACAGTCACTTGGATGCTGCATCAGCACTACGGAAGGAATTGCTACAGACTCAGACACTTCAATCTTCTTCTATTGAAGGGAGTTCCAG ACAATCTGATTATCTATCAAGGGCAACTACCATTCGTCACACAGGTCAAGAACTTTCGTCTTATACCGGAAGAATGGATGACATGTCACATCATGGACAACAACATGCTCCATCAATCCTAGGAGCAGCTCCACCACAAAACATTGACAATCATGTATATACTCATACATCTGCTTCTGCAACTTCTGGTTATGGAGTCAGCCTGCCACCTGGCAGGGACTACGGTTCAGCAAAGGGTCTTCATAGCACACCTCAAGGTGCCATGGTGGCACGTGGTGGTTATGCAAGGGTTGATGACAGGGCACAAGGACAAGGACAAGGACACAATCGTGAAATTAACCGAAGAGCTGAAGATCTTCATAGGGATGTTTTAAGAGATAGAGAAAGAAAGAGGGAACGTGAACGTGTTTTGGAGAGGCGTGAAAAGGAGAGAGATAGGGAGAATAAACGTGTTATTGAAAAAAAGCGAGAGCGGACCCCACCTCGTATTGAAGCTTCTTCTTCTTTGCATAG GCGTCGTTCTCCTGCTAAAGAAAAACGCAGAGATTATGTTTGCAAG GTTAATTCATCCAGTTTAGTAGATTTTGAAAGAGACTATTTGTCTATTGACAAACGGTATCCTAGGTTATTTACTTCTCCAGAATGTTCCAAG GTGATCGTTAATTGGTCAAGGGAGAATCTTAAAATTCCTTTGAATGTTCCTGTCAG TTTTGAGCATGATTTTGTTAGAGATGATACAGAAACTCAGCAGAAAGAGGCATCCATTACAACTATGGTTGATGACCCTGTAAAATCAGAGCACACTCGGTGGAATGCAAAG ATTGTATTAATGAGTGGACTCAGTCAAAATGCTTTAGAGGAGCTATCATCTGAAAGAGATTATGAAGACCGAATTCCCCATTTTTGCAACATGATTAGGTTTGCTTGTCTTAAAAGTGGGAATACTTTCAAGGCAATTGGAGGCTTGTGGGAAACCACAGATGGCAATGATCCTTCAGTTGACAAATCCACTCTTGTTCACACTGCTATCAG GTATGCCAAAGACCTTACAGGACTTGATTTGAAAAACTGCCAACATTGGAATCCTTTCCTTGAG ATTCATTATGACCGAGTTAAAAAAGATGGAATATTTAGCCATAAGGAGGTCACAGTACTCTATGTTCCTGATTTATCAGATTGTTTACCTTCAGCAGATGCATGGAGGGATCAATGGCTTTCACACAAGAAAGCTATTGCTGAGAGAGAGCATCAACATGCTCTTAAAAGAGAG ATAGCTCGAGGAAAGAAGGAAGGCTTGaaag ATAAGGAACCTGGGACACCCAAAGATCTGAAGAAGGATGCAAAATTAGAAAAAAAGAAAGTGTCTGAATCTGATGAGTCAGCATCAAAACTTAAAGAAATGGTAAAAGATAAAGTCAAAGAACCTGAAAATGAGGGAGTTCATATCAATTCAGTAGATATAGAGAAGAAAAATGTGGTTGAGACACCTGGCGAAGGGAATAACTCTGTAGAAAAGAAAACTGGTAGTGGAAAAAAGAAAATTATcagaaaaattataaaaaagaaaGTTGTTAAAAAAGATAAAGCAGGAGACACAACAAAACAAACTGATACATTATTAGATTCCAAGAAAGCGGGAGAGACTACTACAGAGACAGAGGTTgcaggtcaaggtcaaagtcaaagtcaagagtCAACTGGTAATACTCCTGCTGTGAAAACTCTTAcaaaaaagaaagttataaaaaaGGTTCCTGTGGTGAAAGCTGTTAAGAAAGAAGATGTAGGGACACAATCTGAAGTAGTGACACCTGTCAAAGAGAAAGAGAGCTCTGAAATCAAGCCAAAGAGTGCAGATATAGGAAGTCTTACAAGTGTGAAAAAAActgtaaaaaagaaaataataaaaagggTTGTAAAAAAAAAGGTTGTTGCTAAAGATAAAGTGGCAGATAAACCAGAAGTAACTATTGACGAGGAACAAAGTGTTGTCCCTGAGCAGAAAAAAGATGAAATTGAAAACAAGGGTGAAAAGAAAGGTAAAATGGGTTCCAAAACGAAGGGTATTATTGTCCAGTCTGATAATAATGAAAAGCTGGAAACTGAGGAGAAGTTGAAGGAGGGGAAAGTGAAAAAAGAGAAGGATGTTAAAGGTGAAACAAAGGGTAAAGAAGTAAAAGATAATAAAAAGGATGAAGAGGTTCCTAGACACCCTGGGTTGTTTCTCCAAACAAAAGAGAGCAATAAA TTTCGTTCATCTTCACTTTCACTGGATTCCCTCTTGGATTATGATGATAATGATGTTGAAGAATCAACATTTGAG TTGTCGTTGTTTGCTGAAacattttatgaaatgcttcagtATCAAATGGGTTCAAGGATTTTAGCATTTCTCCAG AAGTTGCGTATCAAATTTGTGGCTAAAAGAAACCAGAAAAAGAGACAGTTGGAAGAAGTTTCTGAGAAGGAAAAAGTGAAAACATCAAAGCGTTTGAAAAGTGATGATTCTGAAGTAAAAATCAAATcagttgaaaatgaaattttagaaAAAGATGAAAAGAATATTCCAAAAGTGGAAAACATGGTTACTGAAAACATAGAAAACACAAAatcagatgaagatcttgaagaagatgaagatatgaCAGATGCAAGTTCCAAAGATAACACAAGCAATGAGAAAATTGACATAGATTTGAAGTCCAAAAACATAGTAAagaatgaagaagaggaagaggaaaaggtggatttaaaaaagaaagaaataatCGACAAGGAACTTTTACag GCTTTTAGGTTTTTTGACCGAAATCGAGTTGGTCACATTAGG GTTGAAGATATGCGATTGATCATACATAATTTGGGGAATTTCTTGTCTCATAGAGAAGTCAAG GAACTTGTACAAAGTGCATTGCTGGAAAGCAACACTGGAAGGGACGATAGAATTCTGTACAATAAGCTGGTGAAAATGACTGACATTTGA